One Oryza glaberrima chromosome 11, OglaRS2, whole genome shotgun sequence genomic region harbors:
- the LOC127754813 gene encoding arginine-specific demethylase JMJ22: MPSAFHSLLLPAIRNPKPSRRRGRGRGGSKRPKKTTKSKNRLADAAGGDATAFHLKTSARAGPGGVGSGRRGGGGCLVQPLGNLLLLGGGGNLRDAGLGALRPLPDDVLLDVLGLLAARDLARLSAASRALYVVASHDPLWRALVLDELGGDFAFSGSWRATYIAAASGGRAHLPPRGLEIRGFYSDYLFQSWLCANMEMRPEWLHRDTIDRRRGMSVEQFVSEFEEPNRPVLLEGCLESWPALQKWTREHLLKVSAGKEFAVGPVSMTLDRYLQYADNVQEERPLYLFDAKFTEKVPEMGRDYEVPAYFREDLFGVLGEERPDHRWVIIGPAGSGSSFHVDPNSTSAWNAVIKGAKKWVMFPPEVVPPGVHPSADGAEVTSPVSIMEWFMNFYGACKTWEKRPVECICQAGEVVFVPNGWWHLVINLEESIAITQNYVSRRNLLNVLDFLKRPNASELVSGTTDRVNLHDKFRNAIDMTYPGMIKQLELEAQQKAAARKKKVSFWESAVDANTGGFKFSF, translated from the exons atgCCGAGCGccttccactccctcctcctccccgccattCGCAACCCCAAACCtagccgtcgccgcggccgcggccgcggcggcagcaAACGCCCCAAGAAGACCACCAAATCCAAGAaccgcctcgccgacgccgccggcggagacGCCACCGCCTTCCACCTGAAGACCTCCGCGCGCGCCGGTCCGGGGGGTGTCGggagcggccggcgaggcggtggggGATGCCTCGTGCAGCCGCTcggcaacctcctcctcctcggcggcggcggcaacctccGCGACGCGGGGCTCGGCGCGCTCCGCCCGCTCCCCGACGACGTCCTCCTCGACGTGCTCGGCCTGCTCGCGGCGCGCGACCTCGCTAGGCTCTCCGCGGCGTCGAGGGCGCTCTACGTCGTCGCCTCCCACGACCCGCTCTGGCGGGCGCTCGTCCTCGACGAGCTCGGCGGGGACTTCGCCTTCTCGGGCTCGTGGCGCGCCACCTacatcgccgccgcgtcgggcgGCCGCGCCCACCTCCCCCCGCGGGGCCTAGAGATCAGGGGGTTCTACTCCGACTACCTCTTCCAGAGCTGGCTCTGCGCCAACATGGAGATGCGGCCGGAGTGGCTCCACCGGGACACCATcgatcgccgccgcggcatGTCCGTCGAGCAATTCGTCTCCGAATTCGAGGAGCCCAATAGGCCGGTGCTTCTGGAAGGCTGCCTCGAGAGCTGGCCGGCATTGCAGAAGTGGACCAGGGAGCACTTGCTGAAGGTCTCGGCCGGGAAGGAGTTCGCCGTCGGGCCGGTGAGCATGACGCTGGATAGGTACCTCCAGTATGCCGACAATGTGCAGGAGGAGAGGCCATTGTACCTGTTCGATGCCAAGTTCACCGAGAAGGTGCCGGAGATGGGGAGGGACTATGAGGTGCCGGCGTACTTCCGAGAGGACCTATTCGGGGTGCTTGGGGAGGAAAGGCCGGACCACCGATGGGTTATCATTGGGCCGGCGGGTTCAGGGTCGTCGTTTCATGTTGATCCGAACTCGACATCGGCGTGGAATGCTGTGATCAAGGGAGCCAAGAAGTGGGTGATGTTCCCACCGGAGGTGGTGCCGCCAGGAGTTCATCCAAGTGCGGATGGAGCAGAAGTCACTAGCCCTGTATCTATCATGGAATGGTTCATGAATTTTTATGGGGCATGTAAGACCTGGGAAAAGAGGCCTGTTGAGTGTATATGCCAGGCTGGAGAGGTGGTTTTTGTGCCTAATGGATGGTGGCATTTGGTTATCAATCTGGAGGAATCTATTGCGATTACTCAGAATTATGTGAGCAG GAGGAATCTGTTGAATGTTCTTGACTTTCTCAAGAGGCCCAATGCAAGTGAACTTGTATCAGGGACTACAGACAGGGTAAACCTGCATGACAAGTTCCGCAATGCCATCGATATGACTTATCCTGGGATGATTAAACAGCTTGAACTTGAAGCTCAGCAGAAGGCTGCTGCTCGCAAGAAGAAAGTCTCGTTCTGGGAATCTGCGGTAGATGCCAATACTGGAGGATTCAAGTTCTCATTCTGA
- the LOC127755789 gene encoding GATA transcription factor 19-like, which translates to MYYQGQEYVFDSVQPQKIENIFHHLNGQEMIPQSIRPQPTNLVRPITVPEDFDRFAALTRYREKKRNIKFIKKADYSARKEVALRMKRSKGKFAPRVQTSENSLAHRKGITFCTNCGESSDATPMMRHAPNGTKSFCNACGLMWANSRKIRKIRNPTSGEQEDQ; encoded by the exons ATTGAAAATATCTTCCACCATCTGAATGGACAGGAGATGATTCCACAGAGCATCAGGCCACAACCCACTAACCTG GTAAGACCCATCACTGTTCCCGAGGACTTCGACAGGTTTGCTGCGCTGACGCGGTACAGGGAGAAAAAGAGGAACATCAAGTTCATCAAGAAGGCGGATTACAGTGCCCGAAAGGAAGTCGCTTTGCG GATGAAACGCAGCAAAGGGAAATTTGCACCTAGGGTTCAGACCTCTGAAAATTCCTTGGCACACAGAAAGGGGATAACTTT CTGCACCAACTGTGGTGAAAGCAGCGACGCCACACCCATGATGCGCCATGCTCCCAATGGAACCAAATCATTTTGCAATGCTTGTGGGTTGATGTGGGCGAACTCG agaaaaataagaaagatCAGAAACCCAACTTCCGGGGAGCAAGAAGATCAATAA